The following coding sequences lie in one Pectobacterium sp. A5351 genomic window:
- the fdnI gene encoding formate dehydrogenase-N subunit gamma codes for MSKPQMILRTKFIDRICHWIVVISFFLVALSGIALFFPTLQWLTQTFGTPQMGRILHPFFGVLIVICLIPMFFRFVSHNIPKKRDLPWFLNIVEVLKGNEHEVAEVGKYNPGQKMMFWSIMGLTLVLLITGIIMWRPYFAHLFPIDVVRYAILLHAVAAIVLIHAILIHMYMAFWVKGSIKGMIEGKVSKRWARKHHPRWAREMEEKEAKK; via the coding sequence ATGAGTAAACCACAAATGATTTTGCGCACCAAGTTTATCGATCGCATCTGTCACTGGATTGTGGTGATTAGCTTTTTCCTGGTCGCACTCTCGGGTATTGCTTTGTTTTTCCCAACCCTGCAATGGTTGACGCAGACGTTTGGTACGCCACAAATGGGGCGTATTCTGCACCCGTTTTTTGGCGTGTTGATCGTCATTTGTCTGATTCCGATGTTCTTTCGGTTCGTTAGTCATAACATCCCGAAGAAACGCGATTTGCCGTGGTTCCTCAATATTGTTGAGGTATTAAAAGGCAATGAGCATGAAGTCGCTGAAGTGGGTAAATACAACCCGGGTCAGAAGATGATGTTCTGGAGCATCATGGGGTTGACGCTGGTGCTGCTGATCACCGGGATTATCATGTGGCGCCCTTATTTTGCCCACCTGTTCCCGATTGATGTCGTGCGCTACGCCATCCTGCTTCATGCAGTTGCGGCTATCGTCCTTATCCATGCCATCCTGATCCATATGTACATGGCGTTCTGGGTCAAAGGGTCGATCAAAGGCATGATTGAAGGCAAAGTCTCTAAACGCTGGGCACGTAAACACCACCCACGCTGGGCGCGTGAGATGGAAGAGAAAGAAGCGAAGAAATAA
- the fdxH gene encoding formate dehydrogenase subunit beta, protein MSMQSQDIIKRSATNGFTPPPHVRNDKSEVAKLIDVTTCIGCKACQVACSEWNDIRDEVGHNLGVYDNPADLSAKSWTLMRFSEVEENDRLEWLIRKDGCMHCSDPGCLKACPSAGAVIQYANGIVDFQSEHCIGCGYCIAGCPFNIPRLNKEDNRVYKCTLCVDRVSVGQEPACVKTCPTGAIRFGTKDEMKHLAEERITDLKNRGYEHAGLYDPQGVGGTHVMYVLHHADRPSLYHNLPDNPQISTPVNLWKGILKPLSALGFVATFAGLMFHYVGVGPNTEEMEHEGEDKEGGDKHE, encoded by the coding sequence ATGTCAATGCAATCACAAGATATTATTAAACGTTCGGCCACCAACGGCTTTACACCGCCTCCGCATGTGCGTAATGACAAAAGCGAAGTGGCAAAACTGATTGATGTGACTACCTGTATCGGCTGTAAAGCCTGTCAGGTTGCCTGCTCAGAATGGAACGACATCCGCGATGAAGTCGGCCATAACCTCGGGGTTTATGATAATCCGGCGGATCTGAGCGCCAAATCCTGGACGCTGATGCGCTTTTCCGAAGTGGAAGAGAACGATCGTCTGGAATGGCTGATCCGTAAAGATGGCTGTATGCACTGTAGCGATCCGGGCTGCCTGAAAGCTTGCCCTTCCGCCGGCGCGGTTATTCAGTACGCCAACGGTATCGTCGATTTTCAGTCCGAGCATTGTATCGGCTGCGGCTATTGCATTGCCGGTTGCCCGTTCAATATTCCACGTCTGAACAAAGAAGATAACCGCGTCTATAAATGTACGCTGTGCGTCGACAGAGTCAGCGTTGGGCAAGAACCGGCCTGCGTGAAAACCTGTCCGACCGGTGCCATTCGTTTCGGCACGAAAGACGAAATGAAGCATCTGGCGGAAGAACGCATCACCGATCTGAAAAACCGTGGTTATGAGCACGCGGGTCTCTACGATCCTCAGGGCGTGGGCGGTACGCACGTGATGTATGTTCTGCACCACGCAGACAGGCCATCGCTCTATCACAATCTGCCAGACAACCCGCAGATTTCCACGCCGGTCAATCTGTGGAAAGGCATTCTAAAACCGCTGTCCGCGTTAGGGTTTGTCGCCACGTTCGCCGGGTTAATGTTCCACTATGTCGGTGTCGGTCCTAACACCGAGGAAATGGAGCATGAGGGAGAAGACAAAGAAGGGGGAGACAAACATGAGTAA
- the pgl gene encoding 6-phosphogluconolactonase encodes MQQVVYVASPESQQIHVWQLGAQGNLTLLQTVDVPGQVQPMVIAPNKRHLYVGVRPDFRVLSYRIDEQGKLTQAGVASLPGSPTHLSTDNDGRFLFSASYSGACVSVSPIGADGVVGEPIQQLDGLEGCHSTNIDPTNTVVWAPCLKEDRIRLYDLSADGNLSVHRQAEMTTVSGAGPRHMAFHPNQRFAYCVNELDSSVGVYQLDAASGELQKVQTLDAMPAGFSDTRWAADIHITPNGRFLYISDRTASLLSVFQVSEDGSTLTLTGHQPTETQPRGFNIDHTGEFLISAGQKSQHIEVYHIDQNTGDLQPLARYAVGQGPMWVSVLALD; translated from the coding sequence ATGCAGCAAGTTGTTTATGTCGCCAGCCCGGAAAGCCAACAGATCCACGTTTGGCAGCTCGGTGCTCAGGGAAATCTGACATTATTGCAGACCGTTGATGTTCCAGGGCAAGTTCAGCCGATGGTGATCGCGCCGAATAAGCGTCATCTGTATGTCGGGGTACGTCCTGATTTCAGGGTTCTAAGCTATCGTATTGATGAGCAGGGTAAATTAACGCAAGCGGGTGTGGCGTCTTTACCGGGTAGCCCGACGCACCTGTCTACCGATAATGACGGACGTTTCCTGTTCAGCGCGTCTTACAGCGGTGCTTGTGTTAGCGTTAGCCCGATTGGTGCGGATGGTGTTGTCGGCGAGCCGATTCAGCAACTGGACGGACTGGAAGGGTGCCACTCAACCAATATTGATCCAACGAATACTGTTGTGTGGGCACCTTGCCTGAAAGAAGACCGCATTCGTCTATACGACCTCAGCGCTGATGGCAACCTGAGCGTGCATCGTCAGGCAGAAATGACGACGGTATCTGGCGCGGGTCCACGCCATATGGCTTTCCACCCCAATCAGCGTTTTGCCTATTGCGTGAATGAACTAGACAGCTCGGTGGGTGTGTACCAGTTGGATGCAGCCAGCGGCGAATTGCAGAAAGTGCAAACGCTGGATGCCATGCCTGCGGGCTTCAGCGACACGCGCTGGGCGGCAGATATTCACATTACGCCGAATGGCCGCTTCCTGTACATCAGCGATCGTACTGCCAGCCTGCTGAGCGTTTTCCAGGTGTCTGAAGACGGCAGCACGTTAACGCTGACCGGACATCAGCCGACCGAAACGCAGCCGCGCGGTTTCAATATCGATCATACCGGTGAGTTCCTGATTTCAGCAGGGCAGAAATCTCAGCACATCGAGGTGTATCACATCGACCAGAACACGGGCGATCTGCAACCGCTCGCGCGTTACGCCGTCGGTCAGGGGCCAATGTGGGTATCGGTGCTGGCGCTGGACTAA
- a CDS encoding LVIVD repeat-containing protein, with translation MASTPLPTPDYSRNMRLIGHSDQGGRPDGVQVMVHRGYAYIGHMVSQGVSIVDVRDAKNPKPAGFIAAPPGTWNIHLQTHDDLLLVVNARDLFADASFAEEKVYYTRSVADTVSTKQQGKSWSAGLRIFDISTPDKPREISFLPLDGIGIHRIWYVGGRWAYVSALLDGYSDYIFLTIDLADPLRPEVAGRYWLPGMHTAGGETASWPDGKRYALHHAIISGDTAYGSWRDGGLTLLDVSDRTNPQLISHRNWSPPFGGGTHTALPLSDRDLLIVLDEAVLDNQEDGEKLIWVFDIREPSNPVSIATFPQPKETDYVKKGAHFGPHNLHENRPGSFISSSLIFATYQNAGVRAYDISNPYQPKETGALVPAAPARMVDKRPGRPQIIQSCDVFVDADGIIYSTDYNAGLSIIEYRG, from the coding sequence ATGGCATCGACCCCTCTGCCCACCCCTGATTACAGCCGCAATATGCGGCTGATAGGGCACAGCGATCAGGGAGGCAGACCCGACGGCGTGCAGGTGATGGTTCATCGCGGCTACGCTTACATCGGGCACATGGTTTCACAAGGCGTGTCGATTGTGGATGTGCGCGATGCCAAAAATCCCAAGCCAGCGGGGTTTATTGCTGCCCCGCCCGGTACCTGGAATATCCACCTGCAAACCCATGATGACCTGTTGCTTGTCGTTAACGCACGCGATTTGTTTGCCGATGCCAGTTTCGCAGAAGAAAAGGTCTATTACACCCGCTCCGTCGCCGATACGGTCAGTACCAAACAGCAGGGCAAAAGCTGGAGCGCCGGATTACGGATTTTCGATATTTCAACGCCGGATAAACCGCGTGAAATCAGCTTCCTGCCGCTGGACGGCATCGGTATTCATCGCATCTGGTACGTAGGCGGACGCTGGGCCTATGTCTCCGCGCTGCTCGATGGCTACAGCGACTACATCTTTCTGACTATCGATCTAGCCGATCCACTGCGCCCTGAGGTTGCTGGCCGCTACTGGCTACCCGGTATGCACACCGCCGGAGGGGAAACCGCAAGCTGGCCGGACGGCAAACGTTATGCCCTGCACCATGCCATCATCAGCGGCGACACCGCCTATGGAAGCTGGCGCGATGGCGGGCTAACGCTGCTGGACGTGAGCGATCGCACCAATCCACAACTCATCAGCCATCGTAACTGGAGCCCACCGTTTGGTGGCGGCACACACACAGCGCTGCCCCTGTCGGATCGCGACCTGCTGATCGTGTTGGATGAAGCGGTATTGGATAATCAGGAAGATGGCGAGAAATTGATTTGGGTGTTCGATATTCGTGAACCGAGTAACCCGGTGAGCATCGCCACCTTCCCGCAGCCGAAAGAAACGGACTATGTAAAAAAAGGCGCACACTTTGGCCCACATAATCTGCATGAAAACCGACCTGGGAGTTTCATCAGTTCGTCACTGATCTTCGCCACCTATCAAAATGCAGGAGTACGCGCTTACGACATCAGTAATCCGTACCAGCCGAAAGAAACCGGTGCGCTGGTGCCTGCTGCGCCAGCCAGAATGGTCGATAAACGGCCCGGCAGGCCGCAGATTATTCAGTCTTGCGATGTGTTTGTTGATGCCGACGGCATCATCTACAGCACAGACTACAACGCGGGTTTGTCGATTATCGAATACCGGGGTTAA
- a CDS encoding pyridoxal phosphatase, which produces MTYRVIALDLDGTLLNQQKKILPESLSALALARQQGIKVMIVTGRHHSAIHPFYQGLQLDTPAICCNGTYVYDYQQGQASHTNPLSVEQAKNVITLLEECDIHGLMYADDDMYYQYPTGHVVRTQAWAANLPEQQRPRFAQVENLVRQTEASHAIWKFATTHADVPTLNHFASKVEKQLGLACEWSWQDQVDIAQTGNSKGKLLQQWLGEQGISMKDVVAFGDNFNDISMLEGVGLGVAMGNSADEIKARADLVIGSNEEPSIADVIRTRILA; this is translated from the coding sequence ATGACCTACCGAGTAATTGCACTTGATCTTGATGGTACGCTGCTGAATCAACAGAAAAAAATCCTGCCCGAATCACTTAGTGCACTCGCGCTAGCCCGCCAGCAAGGTATAAAAGTGATGATCGTCACCGGGCGCCACCACTCAGCCATTCACCCTTTTTATCAGGGATTGCAGTTGGATACGCCCGCTATCTGCTGTAACGGCACCTATGTCTATGATTACCAGCAGGGCCAGGCGTCACACACCAACCCGCTCTCTGTTGAGCAGGCAAAAAATGTCATCACGCTGCTGGAGGAATGTGATATTCACGGACTGATGTATGCCGATGACGACATGTATTACCAATATCCTACCGGGCACGTAGTGCGCACGCAGGCATGGGCCGCTAATCTACCGGAGCAACAGCGCCCTCGCTTTGCGCAGGTGGAAAATCTGGTGCGCCAAACGGAAGCATCCCACGCCATCTGGAAATTCGCGACCACGCACGCCGATGTCCCTACGCTGAACCATTTCGCCTCGAAAGTGGAAAAGCAGCTCGGACTGGCCTGCGAGTGGTCGTGGCAAGATCAGGTTGATATCGCCCAAACCGGCAACAGCAAAGGCAAACTGCTTCAGCAATGGCTTGGCGAACAGGGCATCAGCATGAAGGATGTCGTGGCATTCGGCGATAACTTTAATGATATCAGCATGCTGGAAGGCGTAGGATTAGGTGTCGCCATGGGCAACAGCGCTGACGAAATCAAAGCGCGTGCCGATTTGGTGATTGGCAGCAATGAGGAACCCAGCATCGCCGATGTCATCCGCACCCGCATTCTGGCCTAA
- a CDS encoding DUF4186 domain-containing protein, whose protein sequence is MTTFDSLFSRLSRSPFRQRFTLGTKERDYCYSKGKETIASHAADFIARRLAPADPANDGKQTPMRGHPVFIAQHATATCCRGCLEKWHHIAQHQPLSDEEQRYVVEVILYWLENDLINRR, encoded by the coding sequence ATGACCACGTTTGATTCGCTATTTTCCCGGCTGTCGCGTTCCCCTTTCCGCCAGCGTTTTACGTTGGGTACCAAAGAGCGAGACTATTGCTACAGCAAAGGTAAGGAAACGATCGCCTCCCACGCCGCCGATTTTATCGCACGCAGGCTGGCACCGGCGGATCCGGCCAATGATGGCAAGCAGACACCGATGCGCGGCCACCCCGTGTTTATTGCGCAACATGCCACCGCAACCTGCTGCCGAGGATGTCTGGAAAAATGGCATCACATCGCCCAACACCAGCCGCTGAGCGACGAAGAGCAGCGCTATGTCGTTGAAGTCATTTTGTACTGGCTGGAAAACGATTTGATTAACAGACGCTAA
- a CDS encoding IS3 family transposase (programmed frameshift): MAKPKYSLETRLAVVNHYLAGKDGTHRTAERFGVERTSVRRWVRAWQLHGIDGITWKNDRHSPAFRMTVVQTVLNEELSMREAAARFNISTETVVRHWVNVYKDAGEKGLLSIKPGRSKDMTKPKKTPPLTDAALEKLSPEELRAELRYLRAENAYLKKPEGLSSKREKRQKAGIISELRLEYALGDLLRAAGMSRSTWYHNMNALKRVDRHAGLKDKIREIYHYHKGRYGYRRITLSLRKQGLLVNHKTVQRLMAELSLRSLIRVKKYRAWKGEMGKAAPNILSRNFSASKANEKWVTDVTEFSVQGKKLYLSPVLDLFNREIISYSLSERPVMEMVNTMLHDAFSALGPEDTPLLHTDQGWQYRMAGYQAKLKAQGMTQSMSRKGNCLDNAVMENFFGTLKSECFYLNRFSDLNELRKAIEDYIHYYNNERISLKLKGLSPVEYRTRALIAA, encoded by the exons ATGGCAAAGCCAAAATATTCCCTCGAAACCAGATTAGCTGTAGTTAATCACTACCTCGCCGGAAAAGATGGAACACATCGTACAGCTGAACGCTTTGGTGTTGAGAGAACATCAGTGCGACGCTGGGTAAGAGCCTGGCAACTCCATGGTATTGATGGCATTACCTGGAAAAATGACCGCCATTCTCCGGCGTTCCGGATGACTGTTGTCCAGACTGTTCTCAATGAAGAACTTTCGATGCGTGAAGCTGCCGCACGGTTTAATATCTCAACTGAAACCGTTGTCCGGCACTGGGTGAATGTATACAAAGACGCAGGTGAGAAAGGACTTCTGAGCATAAAACCAGGCCGGAGCAAGGACATGACAAAACCCAAAAAAACACCTCCACTTACCGATGCTGCACTGGAAAAGTTATCTCCCGAAGAACTGCGGGCTGAACTTCGTTACCTGCGCGCAGAGAATGCCTATCTAAAAAAGC CTGAAGGCCTTAGTTCAAAGCGAGAAAAGCGGCAGAAAGCCGGAATAATCAGTGAGCTAAGGCTGGAGTATGCGCTCGGTGATCTTCTGCGTGCAGCGGGTATGTCCCGTAGTACGTGGTATCACAATATGAATGCGCTGAAGCGAGTGGACAGGCATGCCGGGCTGAAAGATAAAATCAGAGAGATTTACCACTATCACAAAGGGCGTTATGGCTACCGCAGGATCACACTCTCACTGAGAAAACAGGGGTTGTTGGTAAACCATAAAACTGTGCAGAGACTGATGGCGGAGCTGTCACTCCGCTCTCTGATAAGGGTGAAGAAATATCGTGCCTGGAAAGGGGAAATGGGCAAGGCTGCGCCCAATATCCTGAGCCGGAACTTCAGTGCATCGAAAGCCAACGAAAAATGGGTCACGGATGTTACAGAGTTCTCGGTGCAGGGTAAAAAGCTGTACCTGTCGCCGGTTCTCGATCTGTTTAACCGGGAGATTATCTCCTACAGCCTGTCGGAAAGGCCGGTGATGGAGATGGTTAATACGATGCTGCACGATGCGTTCTCAGCGCTCGGACCGGAGGATACACCGCTGCTGCACACGGATCAGGGCTGGCAATACCGAATGGCAGGCTATCAGGCAAAGTTAAAGGCACAGGGTATGACGCAAAGCATGTCACGCAAGGGAAACTGCCTGGATAACGCGGTGATGGAGAACTTCTTCGGCACACTGAAATCGGAGTGTTTTTACCTGAACAGGTTCAGCGATCTGAATGAACTGAGGAAGGCGATAGAGGACTATATCCATTACTATAACAACGAGCGGATCAGCCTGAAATTAAAAGGCCTGAGTCCGGTAGAATACCGAACCCGGGCCCTGATAGCCGCTTAA
- a CDS encoding sugar ABC transporter substrate-binding protein has protein sequence MKKFTPALLALSLLTALPALANQNATIAPVPAAIANHDGPVRIAVIRNLGSDDNTTQFVSGVLEEGKKLGFKVSTFLSNGDDARFQDFVNQAISQKYDGIILSQGRDPYSTDLIKRIVDSGIAVSVFDTAVNGEIPGVTVTQQDDASLTNESLGQLVKDFNGNANIIKLWVAGFPPMERRQLAYQQILKANPGIKELESIGAVSSDVQGDTANKVGAVLAKYPKGKIDAIWGSWDAFSQGAYKALKENGRTEIKLYSIDISNQDLQLMREASSPWKVSVAVDPKLIGKVNLRLVANKIAGEPTPATYEFRAAAIPQALLASQASAVNVAGLAKIIPGWGHTDDFIAPWFATLEAKQAK, from the coding sequence ATGAAGAAATTTACGCCTGCCCTGCTTGCACTGAGCTTACTGACCGCATTACCGGCACTGGCCAATCAGAACGCCACGATTGCTCCCGTTCCGGCGGCTATCGCCAATCATGACGGCCCGGTTCGCATCGCCGTTATCCGCAATCTGGGATCGGACGACAACACCACACAGTTTGTTTCCGGCGTGCTCGAAGAAGGTAAAAAGCTGGGCTTTAAGGTCAGCACCTTCCTAAGCAACGGCGACGACGCCCGTTTTCAGGATTTCGTGAATCAGGCCATCAGCCAGAAATATGACGGCATCATCCTGTCGCAGGGCCGCGATCCCTACTCTACCGATTTGATTAAGCGTATCGTCGACAGCGGCATTGCCGTCTCGGTATTTGATACCGCCGTAAACGGCGAAATTCCAGGCGTGACCGTCACCCAACAGGATGACGCTTCACTGACTAACGAATCACTCGGCCAACTGGTGAAAGATTTCAACGGTAACGCCAATATCATCAAGCTGTGGGTTGCAGGCTTCCCGCCGATGGAACGCCGCCAGCTCGCCTATCAGCAGATCCTGAAAGCTAACCCCGGCATCAAGGAACTGGAATCGATTGGCGCCGTGTCCTCCGACGTACAGGGCGATACCGCCAACAAAGTCGGCGCGGTGCTGGCGAAATACCCGAAAGGCAAAATTGATGCAATCTGGGGATCGTGGGATGCCTTCAGCCAGGGCGCTTATAAAGCATTGAAAGAAAACGGCCGGACTGAAATCAAACTGTACAGCATTGACATCTCCAATCAAGATTTACAGCTGATGCGCGAAGCGAGCAGCCCGTGGAAAGTCAGCGTGGCCGTCGATCCAAAACTGATCGGTAAAGTTAACCTGCGTCTGGTTGCCAACAAGATAGCCGGTGAACCCACGCCAGCAACCTACGAGTTCCGCGCGGCGGCGATTCCGCAGGCGCTGTTAGCCAGCCAAGCGAGTGCAGTCAACGTCGCGGGATTGGCGAAAATTATCCCAGGCTGGGGCCACACGGATGATTTTATCGCTCCATGGTTTGCTACACTGGAAGCCAAACAGGCGAAATAA
- the fdnG gene encoding formate dehydrogenase-N subunit alpha, producing MQLNRRGFFKVCAGGMAGTTLAVLGFTPTEAMASVRQYKLLRAKETRNNCTYCSVGCGVLMYSLGDGAKNAKPSVFHIEGDADHPVSRGSLCPKGAGLVDYIHSENRLLYPEYRAPGSDKWQRISWDDAIERIARLMKADRDANFQRTNAKGETVNRWLTTGMLCSSAASNETGILDQKFARSLGMVAIDCQARLCHGPTVAALAPTFGRGAMTNNWVDIKNANVIIVMGGNPAEAHPVGFKWAVEAKTHNNAKLIVVDPRFNRSAAVADLYAPIRAGSDAAFLLGIVNYLITHDKIHHEYVVSYTSASLIVRDDFSFDEGLFSGYDAQKRQYDKSSWQYELDESGFAKRDTTLSHPRCVWNLLKKHVSRYTPEMVTSLCGTSAKDYETICRTLAETCVPNKTATFMYALGWTHHTNGAQIIRSAAMIQLLLGNIGMAGGGINALRGHSNIQGYTDLGLLSLNLPGYMPLPSEKQTDLKTYLGQITPTALLPDQVNYWKNTPKFFISMMKSFYGDNAQASNNWGYDWLPKWDRSYDVMVQTELMVEGKMNGYIVQGFNPVAAFSNKNKATEALSKLKYMVIIDPLVTETSTFWQNYGEFNDVDTKSIQTEVFRLPSSCFAEENGSIANSGRWLQWHWAAAEPPGEAHHDGKILGKLLMRLRELYKEEGGAYPEPLMNINWNYKDPEDPTPEEIAREANGMALADIYDDSGKLILKKGQQVADFSQLRDDGSTSSFCWIYAGSWTEAGNQMDRRDNADAGLGCTPNWSWCWPQNRRILYNRASADLQGKPWDSKRKLLEWNGQKWQGIDVPDFAATVPPGKDTGPFIMLPEGLARLFSVDKLVDGPFPEHYEPIESPIGTNPLHPSVVSSPAARLFERDAKTMGTAKDFPYVATTYSITELFRHWTKHARLNAIVQPEQFVEIGENLAKSKGIKAGDEIKVSCQRGYIKAKAVVTKRIKTLEIAGRSVETVGIPCHWGFEGTTRKGFLANTLTPSVGDANSQTPEYKAFLVNVEKV from the coding sequence ATGCAACTCAATAGAAGAGGTTTCTTTAAAGTTTGCGCGGGGGGAATGGCTGGAACCACTCTCGCGGTATTGGGCTTTACACCCACAGAAGCAATGGCATCAGTACGTCAATATAAGCTGTTACGCGCGAAAGAGACACGTAACAATTGCACATACTGTTCAGTCGGCTGCGGTGTGCTCATGTACAGCCTGGGCGATGGTGCCAAGAATGCAAAACCTTCCGTTTTCCATATCGAAGGTGATGCGGACCACCCAGTCAGCCGCGGCTCCCTTTGCCCGAAAGGTGCGGGTCTGGTCGACTACATCCACAGCGAAAACCGCCTGCTCTACCCTGAATACCGCGCCCCCGGCTCCGACAAATGGCAGCGAATCAGTTGGGACGATGCGATCGAACGTATCGCGCGTCTGATGAAAGCGGATCGTGACGCCAACTTCCAGCGTACTAACGCTAAAGGCGAAACCGTCAACCGCTGGCTGACGACCGGTATGCTGTGCTCTTCTGCCGCCAGCAACGAAACCGGTATTCTCGACCAAAAGTTTGCCCGTTCTCTGGGCATGGTCGCCATCGACTGCCAGGCTCGCCTATGCCATGGGCCAACTGTCGCCGCGCTGGCACCGACATTCGGCCGTGGCGCCATGACCAACAACTGGGTTGATATCAAAAACGCCAACGTCATCATCGTCATGGGCGGCAACCCGGCAGAAGCGCACCCGGTCGGTTTCAAGTGGGCCGTTGAAGCCAAAACGCACAATAATGCGAAACTGATCGTTGTCGATCCACGTTTTAACCGCTCCGCAGCCGTTGCCGATCTCTACGCTCCCATTCGCGCAGGTTCAGACGCCGCCTTTCTGTTAGGTATCGTTAACTACCTCATTACACACGATAAAATTCATCATGAGTATGTGGTGTCTTACACCAGCGCCAGCCTGATCGTACGAGACGATTTCAGCTTTGACGAAGGCTTGTTCAGCGGTTACGACGCACAAAAACGTCAATATGATAAATCCAGCTGGCAGTATGAGCTTGATGAATCCGGCTTTGCCAAACGCGACACCACGCTATCTCACCCACGCTGTGTGTGGAACCTGCTGAAGAAACACGTTTCCCGCTATACGCCAGAAATGGTGACATCCCTGTGCGGTACATCCGCCAAAGATTATGAAACGATCTGTCGCACGCTAGCCGAAACCTGTGTACCGAATAAAACGGCGACGTTTATGTACGCCTTAGGCTGGACGCACCACACTAACGGTGCACAAATCATTCGTTCAGCGGCGATGATCCAACTTTTACTTGGCAACATCGGTATGGCTGGCGGCGGCATCAACGCGCTGCGCGGCCACTCAAATATTCAGGGTTATACCGACCTTGGTCTGCTGTCATTAAATCTTCCGGGCTATATGCCGCTGCCGTCAGAAAAACAAACGGATCTGAAAACCTATCTGGGACAAATCACGCCGACCGCGCTGCTGCCCGACCAGGTTAACTATTGGAAGAACACGCCAAAATTCTTTATCAGCATGATGAAGAGTTTCTACGGCGATAATGCTCAAGCGTCGAATAACTGGGGTTATGACTGGCTGCCGAAGTGGGATCGTAGCTACGATGTCATGGTGCAAACCGAGCTGATGGTGGAAGGCAAAATGAACGGCTATATCGTTCAGGGCTTTAACCCCGTTGCCGCGTTTTCCAACAAGAATAAAGCGACTGAAGCCCTCTCCAAACTCAAGTATATGGTCATCATCGATCCGCTGGTCACCGAGACGTCCACGTTCTGGCAGAACTATGGCGAATTCAACGATGTGGATACAAAGTCTATCCAGACTGAAGTCTTCCGTCTGCCGTCTTCCTGTTTTGCCGAAGAGAATGGGTCTATCGCCAACTCAGGCCGCTGGCTGCAATGGCACTGGGCGGCGGCTGAGCCACCAGGAGAAGCTCATCACGACGGCAAGATCCTCGGTAAACTGCTGATGCGCCTGCGTGAGCTGTATAAAGAAGAAGGCGGTGCATACCCCGAGCCGTTGATGAACATCAACTGGAACTATAAAGACCCGGAAGATCCGACGCCGGAAGAGATCGCCCGTGAAGCCAACGGCATGGCGCTGGCCGATATCTACGATGACAGCGGCAAACTGATCCTGAAGAAAGGCCAACAGGTTGCTGACTTCTCGCAGCTGCGTGATGACGGCTCCACATCCAGCTTCTGCTGGATCTATGCCGGTAGCTGGACGGAAGCGGGTAACCAGATGGACAGACGCGACAACGCGGATGCCGGTTTGGGCTGTACGCCGAACTGGTCATGGTGCTGGCCGCAAAACCGCCGCATCCTCTATAACCGCGCTTCTGCCGACCTACAAGGTAAGCCGTGGGACAGCAAACGTAAATTGCTGGAATGGAATGGTCAGAAATGGCAAGGCATTGATGTGCCTGATTTCGCCGCGACCGTACCACCGGGCAAAGACACCGGGCCGTTCATCATGCTGCCGGAAGGTCTGGCACGTCTGTTCTCCGTAGACAAGCTGGTCGATGGGCCGTTCCCTGAGCACTACGAACCGATCGAATCCCCTATCGGCACCAACCCGCTGCATCCATCGGTGGTGTCCAGTCCGGCAGCGCGTTTGTTTGAACGCGATGCGAAAACCATGGGCACCGCGAAGGACTTCCCTTACGTGGCGACAACGTACTCGATTACCGAATTGTTCCGTCACTGGACAAAACACGCACGTCTGAACGCGATTGTGCAGCCGGAACAGTTTGTTGAGATCGGTGAAAATCTGGCGAAGAGCAAAGGCATTAAAGCGGGCGATGAAATCAAAGTCTCCTGCCAGCGTGGCTACATCAAAGCCAAAGCGGTAGTCACCAAGCGTATCAAGACGCTGGAAATTGCCGGACGCAGCGTGGAAACCGTGGGTATCCCTTGCCACTGGGGCTTTGAGGGAACCACACGTAAAGGGTTCCTGGCTAACACACTCACCCCGAGCGTCGGTGACGCTAATTCACAAACGCCTGAATACAAAGCGTTTTTGGTTAATGTAGAGAAGGTGTAA